One region of Parambassis ranga chromosome 21, fParRan2.1, whole genome shotgun sequence genomic DNA includes:
- the znf385b gene encoding zinc finger protein 385B isoform X2, producing MPLLLRTPDTLSLSLSLSLSLTHTHTHTHTHSEWWVCLADLLFGKVVRVERNKCRKNTEKSYKDNQTSASGSGCGAVGGSLPGLIGATGPSVMMKPFLSFPVETTSPVGLFPNFNTMDPVQKAVINHTFGVTMVPRKKQVISCNVCQLRFNSDSQAEAHYRGSRHAKKLKSQENKAKAKLSITTETNGSSCSPAGPAPPVSANSQHTELLSSLADSSSPLKPFLLPSASPLSSSSPSSSRASSEPPPSSPPSGLPAPGLSSSSSSSLSSSSKASPPPPPPPPPPPPAPVTCSSSSSPASLPPPPPPPSQDAPLSVESEEEKAKKLLYCSLCKVAVNSLSQLEAHNAGSKHKTMLEARSGSGPIKAYPRPGAKLKNGSTSALKGSGLQNKTFHCQICDVHVNSEIQLKQHISSRRHKDRVAGKPSKPKYSPYNKQQRSSLTELVKPSLSPSFLSAPFAPPPTTLTASISLPASSLTSSTLLTPTSSPLTPAISLHPRPPATTSLFTASFLRPAPGPIRTSQGSILFTPY from the exons ATGCCACTCTTGCTCCGGACACCtgatactctctctctctctctctctctctctctctccctcacacacacacacacacacacacacacacacagtgagtggtGGGTGTGTTTAGCTGATCTTTTGTTTGGTAAAGTCGTACGAGTAGAAAGGAATAAATGCAGAAAGAACACGGAGAAAAGTTATAAAGACAATCAGACGTCTGCTTCAG GAAGTGGGTGTGGCGCAGTGGGCGGATCATTGCCAGGACTCATCGGTGCCACTGGTCCCTCAGTGATGATGAAACCGTTCCTGTCATTTCCTGTTGAGACGACGTCACCGGTTGGACTCTTCCCAAACTTCAACACG ATGGACCCGGTGCAGAAGGCCGTCATCAACCACACCTTTGGCGTTACCATGGTACCCAGAAAGAAGCAGGTCATCTCCTGTAACGTCTGCCAACTGAGGTTCAACTCtgat TCTCAGGCCGAGGCTCATTACAGAGGCAGCCGCCACGCCAAGAAGCTCAAGTCTCAGGAGAACAAGGCCAAGGccaagctgtcaatcaccacAGAGACCAATGGGAGTAGCTGCAGTCCTGCTGGCCCTGCCCCTCCCGTATCAGCTAACAGTCAGCACACAG aaCTCCTTTCCAGCCTTGCCgactcctcctctcctctcaaaCCCTTCCTCCTGCCCTccgcctcccctctctcctcctcctccccctcctctagCAGAGCAAGCAGTGAGCCTCCTCCCTCAAGCCCTCCCTCCGGTCTCCCAGCTCCaggcctctcctcctcttcttcctcctctttatcTTCATCTTCCAAAGcatctccccctcctcctcctcctcctcctcctcctcctccagctcctgtcacctgctcctcctcctcttcccctgcTTCacttccaccacctcctcctcctccttcacaggACGCTCCTCTCTCAGTGGAGTCGGAGGAAGAGAAGGCGAAGAAGCTTCTGTACTGCTCTCTTTGTAAAGTCGCCGTCAATTCGCTGTCACAGCTGGAGGCTCATAACGCAG GTTCAAAGCACAAAACAATGCTGGAGGCTCGCAGCGGCTCCGGGCCGATCAAAGCGTACCCTCGACCCGGAGCCAAGCTGAAGAACGGAAGCACCTCGGCCCTGAAGGGATCCGGCCTGCAGAACAAAACCTTCCACTGCCAGATCTGTGACGTCCACGTCAACTCCGAGATCCAGCTGAAACAG CACATCTCCAGCAGGAGGCACAAGGACAGAGTGGCAGGAAAACCCAGCAAACCCAAATACAGCCCCTATAACAAACAGCAGCGCAGCTCACTCACT GAGTTGGTGAAGccatccctctctccttctttcctgTCTGCACCTTTTGCACCTCCTCCCACCACCCTCACCGCTTCCATCTCCCTCCCTGCAtcctctctcacctcctccaccctcctaaCTCCCACCTCCTCGCCCCTCACCCCTGCCATCTCTCTCCACCCACGCCCTCCTGCCACCACGTCCCTCTTTACTGCCTCCTTCCTGCGTCCAGCTCCCGGACCAATCAGAACGAGCCAAGGATCGAT
- the znf385b gene encoding zinc finger protein 385B isoform X3, whose amino-acid sequence MMWSSFLSRGSGCGAVGGSLPGLIGATGPSVMMKPFLSFPVETTSPVGLFPNFNTMDPVQKAVINHTFGVTMVPRKKQVISCNVCQLRFNSDSQAEAHYRGSRHAKKLKSQENKAKAKLSITTETNGSSCSPAGPAPPVSANSQHTELLSSLADSSSPLKPFLLPSASPLSSSSPSSSRASSEPPPSSPPSGLPAPGLSSSSSSSLSSSSKASPPPPPPPPPPPPAPVTCSSSSSPASLPPPPPPPSQDAPLSVESEEEKAKKLLYCSLCKVAVNSLSQLEAHNAGSKHKTMLEARSGSGPIKAYPRPGAKLKNGSTSALKGSGLQNKTFHCQICDVHVNSEIQLKQHISSRRHKDRVAGKPSKPKYSPYNKQQRSSLTKELVKPSLSPSFLSAPFAPPPTTLTASISLPASSLTSSTLLTPTSSPLTPAISLHPRPPATTSLFTASFLRPAPGPIRTSQGSILFTPY is encoded by the exons ATGATGTGGAGTAGTTTCCTGAGTCGAG GAAGTGGGTGTGGCGCAGTGGGCGGATCATTGCCAGGACTCATCGGTGCCACTGGTCCCTCAGTGATGATGAAACCGTTCCTGTCATTTCCTGTTGAGACGACGTCACCGGTTGGACTCTTCCCAAACTTCAACACG ATGGACCCGGTGCAGAAGGCCGTCATCAACCACACCTTTGGCGTTACCATGGTACCCAGAAAGAAGCAGGTCATCTCCTGTAACGTCTGCCAACTGAGGTTCAACTCtgat TCTCAGGCCGAGGCTCATTACAGAGGCAGCCGCCACGCCAAGAAGCTCAAGTCTCAGGAGAACAAGGCCAAGGccaagctgtcaatcaccacAGAGACCAATGGGAGTAGCTGCAGTCCTGCTGGCCCTGCCCCTCCCGTATCAGCTAACAGTCAGCACACAG aaCTCCTTTCCAGCCTTGCCgactcctcctctcctctcaaaCCCTTCCTCCTGCCCTccgcctcccctctctcctcctcctccccctcctctagCAGAGCAAGCAGTGAGCCTCCTCCCTCAAGCCCTCCCTCCGGTCTCCCAGCTCCaggcctctcctcctcttcttcctcctctttatcTTCATCTTCCAAAGcatctccccctcctcctcctcctcctcctcctcctcctccagctcctgtcacctgctcctcctcctcttcccctgcTTCacttccaccacctcctcctcctccttcacaggACGCTCCTCTCTCAGTGGAGTCGGAGGAAGAGAAGGCGAAGAAGCTTCTGTACTGCTCTCTTTGTAAAGTCGCCGTCAATTCGCTGTCACAGCTGGAGGCTCATAACGCAG GTTCAAAGCACAAAACAATGCTGGAGGCTCGCAGCGGCTCCGGGCCGATCAAAGCGTACCCTCGACCCGGAGCCAAGCTGAAGAACGGAAGCACCTCGGCCCTGAAGGGATCCGGCCTGCAGAACAAAACCTTCCACTGCCAGATCTGTGACGTCCACGTCAACTCCGAGATCCAGCTGAAACAG CACATCTCCAGCAGGAGGCACAAGGACAGAGTGGCAGGAAAACCCAGCAAACCCAAATACAGCCCCTATAACAAACAGCAGCGCAGCTCACTCACT AAGGAGTTGGTGAAGccatccctctctccttctttcctgTCTGCACCTTTTGCACCTCCTCCCACCACCCTCACCGCTTCCATCTCCCTCCCTGCAtcctctctcacctcctccaccctcctaaCTCCCACCTCCTCGCCCCTCACCCCTGCCATCTCTCTCCACCCACGCCCTCCTGCCACCACGTCCCTCTTTACTGCCTCCTTCCTGCGTCCAGCTCCCGGACCAATCAGAACGAGCCAAGGATCGAT
- the znf385b gene encoding zinc finger protein 385B isoform X4: protein MMKPFLSFPVETTSPVGLFPNFNTMDPVQKAVINHTFGVTMVPRKKQVISCNVCQLRFNSDSQAEAHYRGSRHAKKLKSQENKAKAKLSITTETNGSSCSPAGPAPPVSANSQHTELLSSLADSSSPLKPFLLPSASPLSSSSPSSSRASSEPPPSSPPSGLPAPGLSSSSSSSLSSSSKASPPPPPPPPPPPPAPVTCSSSSSPASLPPPPPPPSQDAPLSVESEEEKAKKLLYCSLCKVAVNSLSQLEAHNAGSKHKTMLEARSGSGPIKAYPRPGAKLKNGSTSALKGSGLQNKTFHCQICDVHVNSEIQLKQHISSRRHKDRVAGKPSKPKYSPYNKQQRSSLTKELVKPSLSPSFLSAPFAPPPTTLTASISLPASSLTSSTLLTPTSSPLTPAISLHPRPPATTSLFTASFLRPAPGPIRTSQGSILFTPY, encoded by the exons ATGATGAAACCGTTCCTGTCATTTCCTGTTGAGACGACGTCACCGGTTGGACTCTTCCCAAACTTCAACACG ATGGACCCGGTGCAGAAGGCCGTCATCAACCACACCTTTGGCGTTACCATGGTACCCAGAAAGAAGCAGGTCATCTCCTGTAACGTCTGCCAACTGAGGTTCAACTCtgat TCTCAGGCCGAGGCTCATTACAGAGGCAGCCGCCACGCCAAGAAGCTCAAGTCTCAGGAGAACAAGGCCAAGGccaagctgtcaatcaccacAGAGACCAATGGGAGTAGCTGCAGTCCTGCTGGCCCTGCCCCTCCCGTATCAGCTAACAGTCAGCACACAG aaCTCCTTTCCAGCCTTGCCgactcctcctctcctctcaaaCCCTTCCTCCTGCCCTccgcctcccctctctcctcctcctccccctcctctagCAGAGCAAGCAGTGAGCCTCCTCCCTCAAGCCCTCCCTCCGGTCTCCCAGCTCCaggcctctcctcctcttcttcctcctctttatcTTCATCTTCCAAAGcatctccccctcctcctcctcctcctcctcctcctcctccagctcctgtcacctgctcctcctcctcttcccctgcTTCacttccaccacctcctcctcctccttcacaggACGCTCCTCTCTCAGTGGAGTCGGAGGAAGAGAAGGCGAAGAAGCTTCTGTACTGCTCTCTTTGTAAAGTCGCCGTCAATTCGCTGTCACAGCTGGAGGCTCATAACGCAG GTTCAAAGCACAAAACAATGCTGGAGGCTCGCAGCGGCTCCGGGCCGATCAAAGCGTACCCTCGACCCGGAGCCAAGCTGAAGAACGGAAGCACCTCGGCCCTGAAGGGATCCGGCCTGCAGAACAAAACCTTCCACTGCCAGATCTGTGACGTCCACGTCAACTCCGAGATCCAGCTGAAACAG CACATCTCCAGCAGGAGGCACAAGGACAGAGTGGCAGGAAAACCCAGCAAACCCAAATACAGCCCCTATAACAAACAGCAGCGCAGCTCACTCACT AAGGAGTTGGTGAAGccatccctctctccttctttcctgTCTGCACCTTTTGCACCTCCTCCCACCACCCTCACCGCTTCCATCTCCCTCCCTGCAtcctctctcacctcctccaccctcctaaCTCCCACCTCCTCGCCCCTCACCCCTGCCATCTCTCTCCACCCACGCCCTCCTGCCACCACGTCCCTCTTTACTGCCTCCTTCCTGCGTCCAGCTCCCGGACCAATCAGAACGAGCCAAGGATCGAT
- the znf385b gene encoding zinc finger protein 385B isoform X1, which translates to MPLLLRTPDTLSLSLSLSLSLTHTHTHTHTHSEWWVCLADLLFGKVVRVERNKCRKNTEKSYKDNQTSASGSGCGAVGGSLPGLIGATGPSVMMKPFLSFPVETTSPVGLFPNFNTMDPVQKAVINHTFGVTMVPRKKQVISCNVCQLRFNSDSQAEAHYRGSRHAKKLKSQENKAKAKLSITTETNGSSCSPAGPAPPVSANSQHTELLSSLADSSSPLKPFLLPSASPLSSSSPSSSRASSEPPPSSPPSGLPAPGLSSSSSSSLSSSSKASPPPPPPPPPPPPAPVTCSSSSSPASLPPPPPPPSQDAPLSVESEEEKAKKLLYCSLCKVAVNSLSQLEAHNAGSKHKTMLEARSGSGPIKAYPRPGAKLKNGSTSALKGSGLQNKTFHCQICDVHVNSEIQLKQHISSRRHKDRVAGKPSKPKYSPYNKQQRSSLTKELVKPSLSPSFLSAPFAPPPTTLTASISLPASSLTSSTLLTPTSSPLTPAISLHPRPPATTSLFTASFLRPAPGPIRTSQGSILFTPY; encoded by the exons ATGCCACTCTTGCTCCGGACACCtgatactctctctctctctctctctctctctctctccctcacacacacacacacacacacacacacacacagtgagtggtGGGTGTGTTTAGCTGATCTTTTGTTTGGTAAAGTCGTACGAGTAGAAAGGAATAAATGCAGAAAGAACACGGAGAAAAGTTATAAAGACAATCAGACGTCTGCTTCAG GAAGTGGGTGTGGCGCAGTGGGCGGATCATTGCCAGGACTCATCGGTGCCACTGGTCCCTCAGTGATGATGAAACCGTTCCTGTCATTTCCTGTTGAGACGACGTCACCGGTTGGACTCTTCCCAAACTTCAACACG ATGGACCCGGTGCAGAAGGCCGTCATCAACCACACCTTTGGCGTTACCATGGTACCCAGAAAGAAGCAGGTCATCTCCTGTAACGTCTGCCAACTGAGGTTCAACTCtgat TCTCAGGCCGAGGCTCATTACAGAGGCAGCCGCCACGCCAAGAAGCTCAAGTCTCAGGAGAACAAGGCCAAGGccaagctgtcaatcaccacAGAGACCAATGGGAGTAGCTGCAGTCCTGCTGGCCCTGCCCCTCCCGTATCAGCTAACAGTCAGCACACAG aaCTCCTTTCCAGCCTTGCCgactcctcctctcctctcaaaCCCTTCCTCCTGCCCTccgcctcccctctctcctcctcctccccctcctctagCAGAGCAAGCAGTGAGCCTCCTCCCTCAAGCCCTCCCTCCGGTCTCCCAGCTCCaggcctctcctcctcttcttcctcctctttatcTTCATCTTCCAAAGcatctccccctcctcctcctcctcctcctcctcctcctccagctcctgtcacctgctcctcctcctcttcccctgcTTCacttccaccacctcctcctcctccttcacaggACGCTCCTCTCTCAGTGGAGTCGGAGGAAGAGAAGGCGAAGAAGCTTCTGTACTGCTCTCTTTGTAAAGTCGCCGTCAATTCGCTGTCACAGCTGGAGGCTCATAACGCAG GTTCAAAGCACAAAACAATGCTGGAGGCTCGCAGCGGCTCCGGGCCGATCAAAGCGTACCCTCGACCCGGAGCCAAGCTGAAGAACGGAAGCACCTCGGCCCTGAAGGGATCCGGCCTGCAGAACAAAACCTTCCACTGCCAGATCTGTGACGTCCACGTCAACTCCGAGATCCAGCTGAAACAG CACATCTCCAGCAGGAGGCACAAGGACAGAGTGGCAGGAAAACCCAGCAAACCCAAATACAGCCCCTATAACAAACAGCAGCGCAGCTCACTCACT AAGGAGTTGGTGAAGccatccctctctccttctttcctgTCTGCACCTTTTGCACCTCCTCCCACCACCCTCACCGCTTCCATCTCCCTCCCTGCAtcctctctcacctcctccaccctcctaaCTCCCACCTCCTCGCCCCTCACCCCTGCCATCTCTCTCCACCCACGCCCTCCTGCCACCACGTCCCTCTTTACTGCCTCCTTCCTGCGTCCAGCTCCCGGACCAATCAGAACGAGCCAAGGATCGAT